CACCGGCGTTCCTTCACCTAGGTTGTCGCCTGTGTTGTCACCTGTGAGGGAGTCAACGGAATTAGAGCGAAGCTTACCGTCCTTAGTAGCTTGTGCAATCGCTGCCCTGATTGCTTTTGCCATTTCGATTTGGTTAGCACCAACAGGAGTTTTGATTTTAAACGTTGGCATTCCCGTGTCCTGGCAGATTGGCGACACTTTGTCGTCCGCCATTTTGATGTTTTTCGTAATGGTGGCTAAGCTCATTGCTGATCTTGTGCCAGCGCTTTCACGTTCTTTCGCAGCAGCAACTGCACGTCGAACGTCCTTTGGCAGGTTTGTAGATGTTTCAACAATGAGTTGATACATACTCTCCTGAAACTTTTCGATGTTCATTTGGTTTCCCCTTCCTCATGGTTCGAAAGTTTTTCGATAGTTTGAATATTTTTATTATTTGTCAACAATGTCTATTATACTCTGATAGAGATTAGATGAAAAGTATCAGGAATTGGGGAACCATGTCAGATTTCTTGGAATGATGCTTTCATCCTTTTGTAGGCTATTTTTCCATAAAAAAAATAGCCAGGTTGGTGTCCCGGCTATTCTTCGTCTAAATCACGATTATTAAATTCACGGCATTTGGATTCGAGCTCATCAATAAATGAAATAAGACGGTCGATATCCTCTAAATCAGCATCTTCTGGATCAATTGCATCAAGGACATCGATAAACATATTTAAGCGATGCTTTAAAAAATCAACCTGTTGGTTTTTATCCTGGATTTTGCTACCCAAAACGTTCTCCCCTTTCAGTTTCGATACCATCCTACCGAAAAAAACGACAATGCGCAATGTTTTCTTCTATTATTCCCTGATTTGGGTGGTGAAAACCCGTGAAAAAAACGCCACTGGGGCGTTTTTTTAATGTCCAAAATTTTTTATCGGTTCCATTTGGATTTTTATCGGTCGCTTTGAATTTTTTATCGGTCGCTTCACGAAATTTATCGGTCGCTTTACCAATTTTATCGGTCAATTTGGATAATGTCACACCCTAAAGAGATGACCGGTCCAGCTTATCGGCCCTATTTTTAGTTTTATCGACCTTATTTTAAAGTTTATCGACCCTATTCCATGATTTATCGACCTTATTCCCAATTTTATCGGCCAAAGTGGAAAATCTCACAGACTACAATAGAGTTGACCTGAACTAGTTCTCTGCCCAGTTATCGGCCAATGTAAATAATATCACCAAGCTCAAGCCACCGTTTTGTCCCACATACCATTACCGCGGTCTTTCAGCAGCAGCAAAGCTGAACGATACATGATCCTGGATCGGAATCCATGCACCAACCCCTTGAGAGGTTACGTTTTTAATGACGATAATCTTTTTATTGCCTTTGAGCATTAAATAGACTTCGCCGTAGGTGACTTTGCCCTTTTCATTAACGGCTGGGGCGAAACCATACAAATAGCCTAGACGTTTCGGCGGGATGTTGTAGATTTGGTCATTTTTAGTACCCAATCCGATTACGGTTTCAAATGCTAGTGGAAGTTTTGTTTTTTCCATTGCCTTTAACAGCATCATTTTTTTAACATCCTCAGAATTTGGAATCTTTGTAGTGAGGCCGCCACGAATGAGCTTCTGTGCCTCCTGTACATAGTGCGTTTGATATGGCTGGTTGCCACCACGGTTGTCGTAATAGTTTGTATTGATTTTTTGATATTCCCAGTTGGGAGCGGTTTCGACTGACTCGTAATTTAATGGCCACTGACCTAGGTAAATAACGGCTCGATATCCTATAGCAAATGGTGTGCTGTTAATGTTTGACTCATTGAGCATACGGATTAAATCCGGATTCTCAATTTTCACCTTTGTAGATTCAAGCAATTTTTTTGTTAATTCACTTGGCTGTAATAGTGGCATATCCTGTGTTGGATTCGGATACGTATTTTCCTTTGCAATATTTTTAACTGAGTTTGGAACATGATATTGTTCAACGTTTTGAGCTTTCGGTTGACTCGGCTTTCCTTTTTCATTTTCGGCAAAGGTTTGAGGTAAGAATGAAAGCATAATTAAGCTACATAGTGCCAAAATGGATAATAATTTTCTCACAATGTCAAACTCCCTTCATATCCTATCAATCGATATGACTAGTTTTTTCGGAGTCCATAAAAATTATCCATCGATTCCTCAAACAGCGAAAAAAATAATCATTCGTTCCCTGCTAAGGAAAATAAACAAAAAAAGTGCCCTGCTTATGAAACGCGCAAGGCACAAAAAAAATTATAATAAATAAAAACCGATGCCCATAATGACATAGGCGGCAAGTAAGGTTAAGCCTTCAAACCAGTTTGTTTCACCATCGTTTGAGAGAATAACCATCAACAAGACCGATGATACCATTGCGACAAGCTCTGGCATCGTGAACACGAGCGGCATTTGAGTTGGAAAGAATAAAGAAACAAGCATCAACACAGGTGCAACAAACATTGCGACCTGTAATGTTGACCCAACCGCAATTTCCACCGCGATGTCCATCTTATTTTTAAACGCCATAATGACCGCTGAAGCATGCTCGGCAGCATTTCCGACAATCGCAACGATGATAACCCCGATGAATAGCTCAGTCCAGCCAAATGAATGAGCAACAGATTCAAATGTATGTACAAGCTTTTCTGAAACATAGGCAACGGCAACAGTTGCTAAAGCCAAAATCGCAATCGCCTTACCTTTGCTCCATTCTGGTTCTTCTTCATGATGCTCTTCTGCCCCACTATCACCATGCTGATAAACCCCGCGGTGTGTAACAAGCTTGAAAAATAGTGCCGATAAATAAAGTGCAATTAATATGACAGAGATTCCAATACTTAAGTTAATTGTTTTGGCTTCATTCATTTCTAGTGAAAAAACTTCAGGAATGACAAACGCTACGAACACCGCAAACATCAGTAATCCAGAATTATGTCTGGCATCATAAACGTTAAATTTCTGACGTTTAAATTTGAGGCCGCCAATAAAAAATGATAAACCAGCAACGAGAAGTAAATTCCCGAGCACCGAACCGGTTAAGGAAGCAAGGACAACGCCAATTAATCCAGCTTTTAAAGCAAAAATCGAGATGATGAGCTCAACTGCATTTCCGAAGGTGGCATTGAGCAAGCCGCCAATTCGCGGTCCGGTAACAATCGCCAGACTCTCGGTTGCTCGTCCCATAAAGCTTGCCAAGGCAATGATCGTTAAGCAATAAATAACAAATAGAAGGATACTTGGCCAGTGCAGAAGGGTTCCGATAACCGATAAAGGAACACCAACAAAAGTCAGTATCATAAAGATTTTATTTACCATTTCAACTACTCCTTTTCTAACATAGGAAATTATTTCCTCACCCAATTAAGAGATTACACTATTTTTTTAGTAGATGAAATATAAAGTTCCATATTTCTTGCAAAGTATTCCATTACCCTATACGATCATGAAAGGAAATATATTATGGAGATATAATAATGAATATAAACTCACAAGCCCGTTTCTGGATTTTAATTGGGATCGTCGCTATTTCAGGCTATTCGCAAGGGATGCTTCTCCCGCTTATTGCGATTATTTTTGAAGAGGCAGGTGTTTCCTCAACCTTAAACGGCTTAAATGCTACTGCTCTTTATCTTGGTGTACTCTTTATTGCTCCCTTTATGGAGGGATTATTACGGAAGCTTGGTTATAAGCCAATCATTTTAACAGGCGGTCTATCTGTCGTTATTTCGATTGCATTATTTCCCGTTTGGAAATCGTTTTGGTTTTGGTTTATTTTGCGCTTAATTATTGGCATTGGCGATCATATGCTTCATTTTGGCACACAAACGTGGATCACATACCTTTCACCTGCCCATAAACGCGGCAGGAATTTATCTTTATACGGGTTATTTTTCGGACTTGGCTTTGCAGTTGGACCATTTATGACAAGGCTGGTATATGTAAATGAGGCCCTTCCGTTTATTGTGTCATCCATTCTTACCCTCATGGCTTGGGGTACGGTTTGGTTATTGAAAAATGAATTTCCTGAACAAGTGGGAGATAACCAATCGTTCTTTAGTGTTTTCAAGCGGTTTGGGAAGGTGTTTAAATATGGTTGGGTCGCCTTTCTTCCTCCTTTTGGGTATGGATTTTTGGAAGCGTCATTAAATGGGAATTTTCCTGTTTATGCACTTCGAACCGGGCTAGGTGTCAGTGCGGTTTCGTTCATTTTGCCTTCGTTTGCGATCGGCGGAATTATATTCCAATTACCACTCGGGATGCTGAGCGATAAATTTGGTCGTAAACATATTTTAACGACGATTATGCTGCTTGGGTTTGGCTGTTTTACGATCGCAGGGCTTCTGCAGGATTCAGTCATCGGACTAACGATTTGTTTCTTTATCGCGGGAATGCTTGTGGGCTCGACTTTCTCACTCGGAATTAGTTATATGGCTGATTTGTTATCAAGAGAATTACTTCCAGCCGGGAATTTAATGTGTGGGATTTTTTATAGCCTTGGCAGTATTAGCGGGCCCTTTATCGGAGGACTTACGATTCAGTTTTTGCCAAACGGAGCTTTTTTCTACGTCATTAGTACGATGTTATTGCTCATCTTTATTGCGATAGCAGGATTCCGGCCTGAAAGCAACTGGCAAACAAAATCAACCTAACAGAAAACGGGAAGCACGCAAGGCTTCCCGTTTTTATTTTAGTGATAACCGTTAGATCCATTGGCTGAGCCTGAGGTTTTTTGTTTTGGATGATTCTTTTTCCCTTTTTGTTTTGTCCCGCCGTCTTTTTTTGTATGCTTCGTCATGACTGATCCCTCCGTTAAAAGATGTGGTGCGATTCCACGTCTTTATTTTGAATCGGAACAGGAAACTTACTAGCGGTAAGTTAAGGGATTTTTAGCAATTGTCCTTTCTTACTGTGTAAAACGCATTGATTTCGCCGCCTAAAATAATGATAAATCCGGATAAATAAAACCAAATCATCAAAACAATAATCGCGCCAATACTGCCGTATGTCGCAGAATAATTGGCAAAGTTCCCAACATAATAGGAAAATGCCAACGATGTTACAATCCAGCCTACGGTAGCAAAAACAGCTCCTGGAACCGCACTTAAGCAGGTCAATCTTTTATTAGGGGCAATCCAGTACAGTCCAGTAAACACACAGAAAAGAAAAATTGAACTGAAAACCCAACGCAATGCATTCCAGACTTTAAGAAACTGCTCTGAGAATCCAAATTCGGAAAAAAGAAAATAACCAATTTGCCTTCCAAAAGCCGGGAGAAGCAAGGCAACAACAATCACCATTATCATCCCAATCGTCAACAAAATCGCAATCCCTCTTTCGACGATAAAGGATCGGTTTTCCAGGACATCGTATGCTCTATTAAAGGCAGCGACGATGGCGTGAATTCCATTTGATGCGGACCACAAGGTAGCAATTACCCCGAAGGACAATAGTTTCCCATTTTTGTCCAGGATATCGGATAAGCTTGTCTCAATTAACACCGCCGTGTCACCTGGCGCATAGTCCTTAATAAAGCTAAGCAAATATTCCTGGGTCATTGAAAAATAAGGGAGCAATGTCACTAAAAAAATTAATAACGGAAATAACGAAAGCAAAAAAAAGTAAGCTAATTGTGCGGACAACCCTGAAATATCATCTCTTCCGATTCGCAGCCACAAATGCTTGATGATCGCTGTATTGATAGACACGATTTGATCACCTTTTCTTCTCAAAATCTTAATTTAACTTTGCTTGTCTTGGGGATTATGCTCCGTTTCAGTATATGTATCTTTGATATCGAAAAATACATCCTTTGTTTCTTTTACCACATTAACAACATGTGGAGTGGCCTCCGTTAATTCCTCAACCTTTTCTTTAATAAAGAAAATATCATCGCTAACCTGCTCAATCGTTTGTCTGACCTGCTCGGATGTTGTTTTTACTTTGTCAACCACTTCACCTGGATTTTGAATCATATGAGCAACATTCTTCGTCGCCTTCTTGCAATTAGTTGCCACCGCATTCCGAGTCGGCTTATCGAGCAGACTTAAAGCTCCACCCGCCAATGCCCCAAGAATAATACCTTTCCAGAAGTTCCTTGCTTCGCCCATGTTTTTTCCTCCTTTTAAAGCTCCGCCTTTATCTTTTGCAGCAGCTCGTAACAGCCATCTTTTACTAATTGAAACACTTCATCGAAGTTGCCTGTGTAGTATGGATCCGGGACATCCTTGCCATTGTGGAGCTTCGATAAATCGAGCAATCTAAATACTTGAGCATGATGTGATGCTTGCCTTAAGTCTTCAACATCATCCTGATTTTTCCAGGTCCATTGCAATAATATAATCAAACTCTGTTAGGTCCTCTATTTTAATTTTTCTTGCAACAAGGCCCTCAGTGCTAATATTATTTTCGTTTAATATTTTTCTTGTTCCCTGATGAGGCGGATGACCTATGTGCCAGTCCCCAGTTCCCGCAGAATCAATTTCTATTCTATCCTCTAAGCCTTCCCTACTTACAAGATCTCGAAACACCGCTTCAGCCATCGGCGAACGGCAAATATTGCCCAAACACACGAATAAAACCTTCTTCATCTATCTTCCTCCTTAACCTATATTTTCTCTATATTATAAGTTACTTTCAAGCGACAATGGGGTTGTTTTCGTTGACTTTCAATTCTGAACATGAAAAGATGGGTTTATTACTTGTGAAAGGATGAACTGTGTGAATTTATCCCAGAAGTCAGTTGAAAATGTAGAATTCATGATTGAGAAAATAAAAGAAAAATTGAGAGTAATGAACTTCGGTGCGATCAAACCATCCCATTTTGATGAGGAAATGTACGAGGAGCTCAAGGATATTTACGAATTAGTCATGAAAAAAGAAAATTTCAGTATTAGTGAAATGCAAGCAATCGTTGAGGAATTAGGAAGCCTCCGCAAATAATGATGGACAAAAAAGGGGTGCTGCCACCCCTTTTTTGTATGATGGTTGAAATTAGTCTTCTTGCTCAGTTAGGATGATTGGGCCAGCTTTCGTAATCGCAATCGTATGTTCATATTGTGCGGAATACTTCCCGTCAATGGTCCGTGCTGTCCAGCCATTATTGTCCATCTTCGATTCATAGCTTCCGACATTAATCATAGGCTCAATCGTGAATACCATTCCTTCTTTTATCCGACCACCTTTACCTGGAAGTCCAAAATGTGGAACATCGGGCTTCTCATGAATAACTGCCCCAATACCATGCCCAATAAAGTTACGAACAACGGAAAATCCTTCGCCTTCTGCATAGGTTTGAATGGCATGACCGATATCACCGATACGATTCCCTGGTCTTGCTTGTTCAATTCCCTTATATAATGCCATCTTCGTAACATGTAAGAGCTTGGCCGTCTCATCTGGCAGCCTCCCAACACCGTAAGACCATGCAGAATCAGCTAGAGAGCCATTATAATTCACTACCATATCAATTGTTACGATATCCCCTTCGTTTAATGGTTGCTTTCGTGGGAATCCATGGCAAATTTCATCATTGATGCTCGCACAGGTTGCATATTGATATCCTTTATACCCCTTTTGCTCGGGAGTTGCTCCTTTTTGCTTTAAAAAGCTTTCGACGAACTGATCAATTTCCCACGTTGTAATCCCTGGTTTAATGATCTTCGCAATTTCTTTATGGCAAGCAGCTAGAATTTCACCAGCCTTTTTCATTCCTGCAATTTCCCTTTCAGATTTTAATACAATCATAATTCCTCCACCTTTCTAGCCAACAGTAGTAAAATGTTATATGTAAATACATGCTTCGATTAGCGTCATACCATACAGTATATCATTTAACTAGTTTAATCTCTTTCTTCTTAGCTTCGTACACTTCAGTCAAAATACAAGTTATTCCAACAAAATTTTCGTTCGCTGCATGGAACATTTATCCTAGCTTTGATATAATATCATTATATATGAATAAGGTGAGTGAAGCTTAATGATAGGTGATCGAGTAAAAAGGCTTCGTCTTGAGAAGAAAATGTCACTAACAGAGCTTGCTGATCAAGCAGGTGTTGCGAAGTCTTATTTAAGTTCATTAGAACGCAATCTACAATCTAATCCCTCTATTCAATTCCTAGAAAAAATAGCAACCGTCCTTGGCGTATCTGTTGATTATTTTATCCTTAATAAACAAAACACTGATCAATTAGACAAGGATTGGATTGATTTAGTCAAAGAAGCAATGGATTCTGGTGTTACGAAAGACCAATTTCGTGAATACTTGGAATTTAACAAATGGAAAATTAACCAAAATAAATAAAAAGAGGCTGCGCAGCCTCTTTTTATTTATTTCTAGATTGTAAAATTCCCTCTTCTTCCGCTCCGCTTTTCTTTGAAATACCAGGGCTTTTAAAAGAAAACAGATTACATATTATTAATTGTTACTTTTTTCCTTCAAAAACGTCCGAATTTCATCTTTTTCAATTCCCATCTCTAACGCTTCCATTATTAGCTGTACCCATTCAACATCCAACTCACCATTTACTAATAAATGCTTTGTCATTTTGTTCCTCCATAAATTTGGAAGCCCAGCCATCCTAGTACATTACACCTAATAAGACCTTAGATCTGTGACTTTGCGTCCCTATTTTTCAATAGGTTTGCCCTTTCTTACTTTTTCTCTATTTTACAATGTTTTATTTGGGAAATGTACAAAATTTTGTAAAAATTATAAATATTTTTTATACAAAAAATGACAAATTCTCAATAATTATTACTCATTACTGAATGATGATATGGACATTTTTCACATAATAGACGAGATTATCTTTTCAAAACTATAGTACTTATGGAGGAAAGGAAGCTGTCGAAAACTATTTAGATTAATTATGAACTTTTTGTGTCTATTATCTGAAATTTCAGATAAAATTAGTTATAGAAGGACTAAAAATAATAATCACTATATTTAGGAGGTATTTCCATGACGGTTTGGAACGTATTAAATATCGTATTTCCTCTTGCGGTTATGGTAGGGTTTGGTTTCTTTCTTGACCATGTCTCAGAAGCCGGAAGTACCCACAGAAGAAAGCAATGAATAAACATATATCCAGACGGTCATCATTTAGATGCCCGTTTTTTTATGGAAAGGAGTATTCTACATAAAAGGAAAAAATGATGCTCCTGGGGGGAAAGCATCATTTAAAAGGGTTTATTATCTAAGTTTACATGGGGGTATGTGAACCTTTGAACAATTTGATTATATAACAGACGTATTCTTTTTGTATGTGGATGATTTGTGAACTTTTTCACAAAGATTTTCCCTCCTTCTTCACATCAAATTTGCATTTTTGGGAAAGCTACAAATGGATAGAAAGGGGTGGAGAATTTGGGACGTGGTAAGAGCTTTGAGCATAAGAAAAAAGGTCATCCTGGTAATCTTCCTGACAACAGAATCACCGAAAAACACTCAAAGGAACGCATAGGTGACGAAGAGTTTATTGTTGTCCAGGAGGCGTTTAAAAACCGAGTTGACGGCGAGGATAATACTTAATGTAAATAGGGCTGACGTGAACATTCACGACAGCCTTATTTTATTCGAGATATCCTCTTCTTTTAGCCACTTAGACAATTCTTTTATATCACTAGAAAAAATGCGATCCCTCTGAATCGAACTTACTTTCTTACGTCCTTCCATATAGTACGCTCTAGTTTTATCTGCCATATGATCAATGCCACGGTAATCAACAGCCTGCATCGCACAAATAAATTCTATCGATACAACATTTCTTGTGTTTTGGACAATTTGATAAGCATGTCTGGCAGCAATCGTTCCCATACTAACATGGTCCTCTTGATTGGCCGAGGAAGGAATAGAATCAACACTCAGCCAGGGTGAGCTAATGTCTTATTTTCTGACACAAGGGCTGCCGCAGTATATTGAAGAATCATTGCTCCCGATTGTAGTCCTGGCTCCAGGACTTAAAAATGGCGGTAAATCATTTAATTGCGGATTTACTAAACGTTCAATTCTCCGTTCGGAAATACTGGCAAGCTCGGCTACGGCAATTTTCATAAAGTCCATCGCCAAGGCAATCGGTTGTCCATGAAAATTCCCTCCAGAAATAACCTGTTGATCAAAAATAAGTGGATTGTCAGATGCCGCATTCATCTCGATTTCTAATTTTTCTTTGACATAATCTAAAGCCTGCCATGTTGCGCCATGTACCTGAGGAATGCAGCGAAGTGAATAGGCATCCTGAACACGGTATTCGCCTTGACGGGTAATCAAACGGCTATTATGCAAATAAGTCCTTATCCGCCTAGCCGTCTCGATTTGCTGCTTGTATCCACGCGCGAAATGAACTTCCTCACGAAAAGCATCCATAATTCCTCTAAGACCTTCGAGTGACATTGCCGCAATTAGCTCACTTTGATATGCTAGCTTTTCTGATTCTAAAAACGTCAAAATCCCCATTGCCGTCATCGCTTGTGTCCCATTGATTAACGCAAGACCTTCCTTCGCTTCTAATGCTAGCGGACTCAGACCTGCTTGCTTTAATGCGTAGCTCGTTGGGACTGTACTTCCTTGATAATAGACTTCCCCTTCACCAATCAGTGCCAAGGCTAGATGGGATAAGGGGGCTAAATCCCCACTTGCCCCCAATGAGCCCTGCTGTGGGATGACGGGATGAATCTTTAGGTTCACCAGGTCTAGTAGCATGTTGATGACAATCGGCCTGACTCCGGAAAAACCCTTTAGTAAGGCATTTGCCCTTAAAATCAGCATTAATCGAGACACCTTTTCCAGGAAGGGCTCCCCCACCCCACAGGCATGGGAGCGAATTAAATTGAGTTGTAATTCTTTTGTTTTTTTTGAATGAATCAGAACATCGCTGAACTTTCCAAAGCCTGTATTAATTCCATACACGATCCTTTTATCTGCCACAATCTTCTCGACAATTTGATGGCTTTTTTCTACTTTCATAAGACTTCGTTGGTCCGCAACAACCTTCACATTTCCTTCTAGGGTCGCCGCTAGCTCTTCCAATGTTAAAGTCTGACCCGTTAATAGGAGCATCCATATTTCCCTCCATTACCAATATTTAATGGAGAAAGCCTCTATGATAAAAATAGATGAAGTATTCTGTATTTCCTTGTTTACATCATATGCAGATTCTCAAGTAAAAGAAGTGTAGTGAGTAACAAAAAGAGGGCTGCCCCAACCAATCATAGACATAGATAGATTGTTAAGGCAGACCCCTTTGCTATACTTTATTTATCAAACTTCATTCCTTTTAATAAATCGGCAAACGGATTGTTAAGCGGCTCTGCTTCTTTTTCCTGTTGTTTTAAATATTTTTGAACTGACCGTTTATCGACTTTTCCACCCGATTCTTTTTGGCGGCGCTGCTGGAACGATGAGAGCTTTTCCCGATATCCACATTTACATGTGAATAGCTGACCTTCGCCTTCACCACGTAGCTCCATTTTCTTTTTACATTGTGGACAACGGGCATTGGTCACACGGGCTACATTCTTTCGATGGCCGCATTCTCGGTCCTGGCAAACAAGCATTTTCCCCTTTTTGCCATTCACTTCAAGCATTGGTTTTCCACAATCCGGACATGACTTTGTTGATATATTTTCATGCTTGTAACGCTTCTCGCTTGCTTTAATAACAGCCACAATCGCTTTAGTATGCTGCTTCATTTCATTGATAAATACGTCTTTCTTTAGCTTCCCTTTTGCAATTTGCTCGAGCTTTTGCTCCCATAAAGCAGTGGTAGCTGGAGATTTTAACTCCTCTGGTACTAAATCAAGGAGCTGGCGCCCTTTTGATGTAATGTAAATGTCTTTTCCACCGCGTTTTTCAAGGAGGAATGAGTTAAATAGCTTATCAATAATATCAGCCCGAGTCGCAACTGTCCCCAGTCCACCTGTTGCTTTTAACGTGTTGGCCAGCTCTTTACTGGTTGTTTGCATATACTTAGTCGGATTTTCCATAGCTGATAAAAGAGTAGCCTCTGTGAAGCGGGCTGGAGGCTTTGTCTGCCCTGATGTTTGTGCAATCAATTTTGTTTTTAATACGTCCCCTTTTTCTATCCGAGGCAATAGCTGTTCCTTCACATCATCGGCTGTTTCTTCATCATCAAAGCGGTTTTCATATACCTCTTTCCAGCCTGCATGAACGACTGTTTTCCCCTTCGCAATAAAATTCTCGGCGCCAATTTTCGCTTGAATTGTTAATTGTTCATATTCATAGGCAGGAAAGAAAACAGCTAGGAACCGTTTAACAACAAGATCGTAAATTTTTCGCTCTTTATCGTTAAAAGCAGAGAAGTTCACATAACCTTCCGTTGGAATAATGGCATGATGATCACTAACTTTGCTGTCATCCACAAACGCTTTTGAAGTTTTTATCGGCTTGTTTAAAACTTTATTTGCCAGGCTACGGTACTCGCCTACTCCACAGGCCTTTAGCCGCTCTGCTAATGTTGGCACGATGTCTGACGAAATATAGCGTGAATCGGTCCGTGGGTACGTTAATACTTTATGCTGCTCGTATAGCTTTTGCATAATGTTCAAAGTTTCTTTTGCAGAGTAACCAAAGATTTTATTAGCATCACGTTGAAGCTCAGTTAGGTCGTACAGAGCTGGTGCAAAGGATTTCTTTGCTTTCCGTTCAATTCCGACTACTGTGGCTTCCTTTTTGCCAAGTGCTTTTACAACCGTATCGATTTTTTCCTTGTTAAAACTGCGACTATTACCGTTTGCATCCTGCCATGTAAGCTTTAAGCTATCGGTTTGCGCCTCAATCCCGTAGTACGTTTGCGCTTGAAAGTTCTTAATCTCATCCTCACGTGCAGCCACCATTGCCACAGTTGGTGTCTGGACACGACCACAGTTCAGCTGGGCATTGAATTTTGTTGTTAAGGCACGCGTTGCATTCAAGCCGATATACCAGTCAGCCTCAGAACGAGCAACAGCTGATGCATATAAATTTTCATATGCCTTGCCTGGCTTTAGGTTGGCGAAGCCATCTTTTATCGCCTTATCCGTTACAGAAGAAATCCATAGACGCTTGATTGGCTTTTTAACATTAGCCTTTTCAATGATCCAGCGTGCGACTAATTCTCCTTCTCTCCCTGCATCTGTTGCGATAATAACTTCTGTTACATCTGACCGAGTTAATTGTGATTTTACTGAGTTAAACTGCTTTCCTGTTTGTTTCATCACAACAAGCTTCATCCGCTCAGGAAGCATTGGCAAATCCTCAAGATTCCAAGTTTTATATTTATTATCGTAGATTTCCGGGTCTGCTAGTGTAACTAAATGTCCCAACGCCCAAGTCACGATAAATTTGTCCCCTTCTAAAAATCCATTTCCTTTTTTTGAGCACTTCAACACATTTGCTATATCCCGTGCAACAGAAGGCTTCTCAGCAATTACAACACTTTTTGCCATTTGTTCTAGCTCCTTTTTCCGTTCTTTGTACCGTTTACTATACCATAGTTTGATTGGGGAAATTAGTTATAGACCATTATTTTGAATCCACAAAAAAAGAGCACTGAAAATTTAGTAAAGCTAATTCTTAGAGCTTTTAGTTTCCTTTTCTTTCGTTAATCGATACAATTAGTAAAGAATATTTTGGAAAAGGAGCGTTATAAATGAGTGATTTTCTAACTAACCTTGAAAAGTATGCGGAGCTGGCGGTAAAAGTTGGCGTCAATCTCCAAGCCGGACAAACGCTAGTCATCAACACAACGATTGACTCAAAGGATTTGGTTCGATTAGTCGCTGAGAAGGCCTATAAAAATGGTGCTGCAAATGTAATCGTTAATTGGAACGATGATATTGTTTCAAGA
The DNA window shown above is from Bacillus sp. T3 and carries:
- a CDS encoding DUF1128 domain-containing protein, which codes for MNLSQKSVENVEFMIEKIKEKLRVMNFGAIKPSHFDEEMYEELKDIYELVMKKENFSISEMQAIVEELGSLRK
- a CDS encoding MFS transporter: MNINSQARFWILIGIVAISGYSQGMLLPLIAIIFEEAGVSSTLNGLNATALYLGVLFIAPFMEGLLRKLGYKPIILTGGLSVVISIALFPVWKSFWFWFILRLIIGIGDHMLHFGTQTWITYLSPAHKRGRNLSLYGLFFGLGFAVGPFMTRLVYVNEALPFIVSSILTLMAWGTVWLLKNEFPEQVGDNQSFFSVFKRFGKVFKYGWVAFLPPFGYGFLEASLNGNFPVYALRTGLGVSAVSFILPSFAIGGIIFQLPLGMLSDKFGRKHILTTIMLLGFGCFTIAGLLQDSVIGLTICFFIAGMLVGSTFSLGISYMADLLSRELLPAGNLMCGIFYSLGSISGPFIGGLTIQFLPNGAFFYVISTMLLLIFIAIAGFRPESNWQTKST
- the map gene encoding type I methionyl aminopeptidase; translated protein: MIVLKSEREIAGMKKAGEILAACHKEIAKIIKPGITTWEIDQFVESFLKQKGATPEQKGYKGYQYATCASINDEICHGFPRKQPLNEGDIVTIDMVVNYNGSLADSAWSYGVGRLPDETAKLLHVTKMALYKGIEQARPGNRIGDIGHAIQTYAEGEGFSVVRNFIGHGIGAVIHEKPDVPHFGLPGKGGRIKEGMVFTIEPMINVGSYESKMDNNGWTARTIDGKYSAQYEHTIAITKAGPIILTEQED
- a CDS encoding SE1561 family protein, with the protein product MGSKIQDKNQQVDFLKHRLNMFIDVLDAIDPEDADLEDIDRLISFIDELESKCREFNNRDLDEE
- the cax gene encoding calcium/proton exchanger, whose amino-acid sequence is MVNKIFMILTFVGVPLSVIGTLLHWPSILLFVIYCLTIIALASFMGRATESLAIVTGPRIGGLLNATFGNAVELIISIFALKAGLIGVVLASLTGSVLGNLLLVAGLSFFIGGLKFKRQKFNVYDARHNSGLLMFAVFVAFVIPEVFSLEMNEAKTINLSIGISVILIALYLSALFFKLVTHRGVYQHGDSGAEEHHEEEPEWSKGKAIAILALATVAVAYVSEKLVHTFESVAHSFGWTELFIGVIIVAIVGNAAEHASAVIMAFKNKMDIAVEIAVGSTLQVAMFVAPVLMLVSLFFPTQMPLVFTMPELVAMVSSVLLMVILSNDGETNWFEGLTLLAAYVIMGIGFYLL
- a CDS encoding YihY/virulence factor BrkB family protein, which codes for MVSINTAIIKHLWLRIGRDDISGLSAQLAYFFLLSLFPLLIFLVTLLPYFSMTQEYLLSFIKDYAPGDTAVLIETSLSDILDKNGKLLSFGVIATLWSASNGIHAIVAAFNRAYDVLENRSFIVERGIAILLTIGMIMVIVVALLLPAFGRQIGYFLFSEFGFSEQFLKVWNALRWVFSSIFLFCVFTGLYWIAPNKRLTCLSAVPGAVFATVGWIVTSLAFSYYVGNFANYSATYGSIGAIIVLMIWFYLSGFIIILGGEINAFYTVRKDNC
- a CDS encoding YfkD family protein; translation: MLSFLPQTFAENEKGKPSQPKAQNVEQYHVPNSVKNIAKENTYPNPTQDMPLLQPSELTKKLLESTKVKIENPDLIRMLNESNINSTPFAIGYRAVIYLGQWPLNYESVETAPNWEYQKINTNYYDNRGGNQPYQTHYVQEAQKLIRGGLTTKIPNSEDVKKMMLLKAMEKTKLPLAFETVIGLGTKNDQIYNIPPKRLGYLYGFAPAVNEKGKVTYGEVYLMLKGNKKIIVIKNVTSQGVGAWIPIQDHVSFSFAAAERPR
- a CDS encoding YtxH domain-containing protein, translating into MGEARNFWKGIILGALAGGALSLLDKPTRNAVATNCKKATKNVAHMIQNPGEVVDKVKTTSEQVRQTIEQVSDDIFFIKEKVEELTEATPHVVNVVKETKDVFFDIKDTYTETEHNPQDKQS